The following are encoded together in the Armatimonadota bacterium genome:
- a CDS encoding Xaa-Pro peptidase family protein, with protein MERRERLRQAMDARGVDGVVASSPDNVVYSATFTVPSHMSNRFRRTLCLTPREGRPALVVVNVEESLARAQAGDMELLTYNEFTHDPVTLLADLITERGLADGRLAVELDHLPAADYLRLAAALPRAELVPAADLFFEARRIKTSREVAAIRELAALASRAHGEAFARVRPGMTERDLARLLVDACAGTDYCRPIVGSGPRSAHPNAAPTDRPIAPGDVIRVDLIAGRAWFHSDVARTAVVGQPTAEQTHIWDALVDAYRRVQERLRPGVRTADLHRLYLAALAGRGLEASLTFLGHGLGLTIHEEPYINAYSDGVLEAGMVLCLEPMYLVPGQMGFHIEDEFLITDEGFELLSPGTPNAQLIQVGG; from the coding sequence GTGGAGCGGCGGGAGCGGCTGCGGCAGGCGATGGACGCCCGCGGGGTGGACGGGGTGGTGGCCAGCTCGCCGGACAACGTGGTCTACAGCGCGACCTTCACCGTCCCCTCCCACATGAGCAACCGCTTCCGCCGCACCCTGTGCCTGACTCCGCGCGAAGGTCGGCCAGCTCTGGTCGTGGTGAACGTCGAGGAGAGCCTGGCCCGCGCTCAGGCGGGCGACATGGAGCTGCTCACCTACAACGAGTTTACCCATGACCCTGTGACCCTGCTGGCGGACCTGATCACGGAGCGCGGCCTGGCGGACGGGCGGCTGGCTGTGGAACTGGACCACCTTCCCGCGGCCGACTACCTCCGCCTGGCCGCAGCGCTGCCCCGCGCCGAGCTGGTGCCGGCAGCAGACCTCTTCTTCGAAGCTCGGCGCATCAAGACCTCAAGAGAAGTCGCCGCCATCCGCGAGCTGGCCGCGCTGGCGTCACGCGCCCACGGCGAGGCCTTCGCCCGGGTGCGCCCGGGGATGACCGAGCGGGACCTGGCGCGCCTGCTGGTGGACGCCTGCGCGGGCACGGACTACTGCCGTCCCATCGTGGGGTCAGGGCCGCGCAGCGCCCACCCCAACGCCGCGCCCACCGACCGGCCTATCGCTCCGGGCGATGTGATCCGCGTGGACCTGATCGCGGGGCGGGCCTGGTTCCACTCCGACGTGGCGCGCACGGCGGTGGTGGGCCAGCCCACGGCGGAGCAGACCCACATCTGGGACGCACTGGTCGACGCCTACCGCCGGGTGCAGGAACGGCTGCGTCCCGGGGTGCGCACCGCGGATCTACACCGGCTCTACCTGGCCGCGCTGGCCGGCCGGGGGCTGGAAGCCTCGCTCACCTTCCTGGGCCACGGGCTGGGGCTGACGATCCACGAGGAGCCCTACATCAACGCCTACAGCGACGGGGTGCTGGAGGCGGGGATGGTGCTGTGCCTGGAGCCCATGTACCTGGTCCCCGGGCAGATGGGGTTCCACATCGAGGACGAGTTCCTCATCACCGACGAGGGCTTCGAGCTGTTGAGCCCGGGGACGCCGAACGCCCAACTCATCCAGGTGGGAGGATAG